ACCTGGTCGGGCAGCCCGGTGATGGGGATGGTGATGACGCTGGTCGTCGTCACCCCCGAGGACCACGCCGAGCAGGCGATGCGCGACGCCCAGGAGGCCTCGCACGAGCACCCCGCGCGAGTGCTGGGCATCATCCTCGGCAAGGCGTCGGGCCCGCCCCGGGTCGACGCCCAGATCGGCATCGGCGCCGGGTGGAGCGGCGAGATGGCGCTGATCAAGCTCAGCGGCGCGGTGGTCCACCACGACGAGTCGGTGGTCCTGCCCCTGCTGCTGCCCGACTCCCCCGTGGTCGTGTGGTGGCCGGTCGACCCGCCGAAGGACCCGGCAGCGGACCGGCTCGGGGCGCTGGCGCAGCGACGGATCACCGACGCGGCCGCCGTGACCCGCGGACACCGCAAGGCGCTGCTCCACCAGTGCACCGCGTACACGAGCGGGAACACCGACCTGGCCTGGACCCGGCTGACCCCCTGGCGGGCGCTGCTGGCCGCCGCGTTGGACCAGTTCCCGGAGAAGGTCACCGCCGCCTCGGTGACCGGGGAGCGGGTCAGCCCCTCGGCCGACCTGATGGCGGCCTGGCTCTCGGACCGGCTCAAGGTCGACGTGGAGCGGCACGGCTCGCAGGGCCCCGGACTGACCGAGGTGGTCCTGACCACCCGTGCCGGCGACGTGCGACTCTCCCGCCACGACGGCGTGCACGCCGTCATCTCCTCCCCCGGGGCGCCCGACCGACCGATCG
The window above is part of the Nocardioides campestrisoli genome. Proteins encoded here:
- a CDS encoding glucose-6-phosphate dehydrogenase assembly protein OpcA, translating into MIELEDTTAAEISSAFGRQRTWSGSPVMGMVMTLVVVTPEDHAEQAMRDAQEASHEHPARVLGIILGKASGPPRVDAQIGIGAGWSGEMALIKLSGAVVHHDESVVLPLLLPDSPVVVWWPVDPPKDPAADRLGALAQRRITDAAAVTRGHRKALLHQCTAYTSGNTDLAWTRLTPWRALLAAALDQFPEKVTAASVTGERVSPSADLMAAWLSDRLKVDVERHGSQGPGLTEVVLTTRAGDVRLSRHDGVHAVISSPGAPDRPIALPRREVPALLTEELRRLDEDEVYARTVAHLLELEEQK